In Euwallacea fornicatus isolate EFF26 chromosome 31, ASM4011564v1, whole genome shotgun sequence, the following proteins share a genomic window:
- the LOC136348113 gene encoding uncharacterized protein isoform X1, which produces MEKKQLTGDDLLATFSLLDIQLGQLTPNVIRAWFDTDCKEVEDLLNWLVTSLSSSNYISLLERHEFEKIQNLIDVNNCNLNLENVSSYDLNCVLDVTQNEEEISFLQNELSILEEEDRRLDELIACSKARNERLSLELTHKTEKEIQSNIDCKKSQSACEALCKTLDEVNRKLRDTLTRYDPDSHFVNFIDMTNGNENIRKICSLVAPLIDPEHTIHEKSDDYLSLATSKDLEICRRRILRSCQIYLANQVEIEKLKAMLDFLLMVNVNENNPSWDLINSQESLAAKEVFKKGILEILDGVALKMADYHLKEIKVHYLERELEYYRKRFKYICDMLDNLTKQLSYYVLTNYLQLVETKDVECINDLLKRIMEYIDDDLGRCHSRTEKMKRIDDYNLHMKKPLLERCQVASSIIKILGGTANSLESAAEIVGQFKAELNSLQLQIFSSSFSIDEENVHKMRANVNILEEFLSSGPTDKIILIPTNLQKVCLQIEEHLKKEKESIDVAVGIPKIAVKSMKQSAKLIKELWMNFLINPSKVEHVLLQAEEDFNKRNCEYF; this is translated from the exons ATGGAAAAGAAGCAACTAACTGGAGACGATCTTCTAGCCACTTTTTCCCTTTTGGATATCCAATTAGGACAACTAACTCCAAATGTGATTAGAGCGTGGTTTGATACTGATTGTAAAGAAGTAGAAGATTTACTAAACTGGCTTGTAACATCCCTGTCAAGTTCTAATTACATATCTTTGCTTGAAAGACATGA ATTTGAAAAGATTCAAAATCTCATAGATGTCAACAATTGCAATTTAAATCTGGAAAACGTAAGTTCTTATGATTTGAATTGTGTCCTAGATGTGACtcaaaatgaagaagaaattagTTTTCTGCAAAATGAATTAAGTATTTTGGAGGAAGAAGATAGGCGGTTGGATGAGTTGATTGCATGTTCTAA GGCTCGAAATGAACGACTCTCCTTAGAACTAACTCATAAAACCGAAAAGGAAATCCAGTCGAACATTGACTGCAAAAAATCTCAATCAGCTTGTGAGGCTTTATGTAAGACCTTAGATGAAGTAAACAGAAAACTAAGGGATACACTAACTAGATAT GATCCCGATTCGCACTTTGTTAACTTTATAGACATGACAAACGGTAAtgaaaatattagaaaaatatgttcCTTGGTGGCTCCATTAATTGATCCAGAGCACACAATTCATGAGAAATCTGATGATTACCTTTCTCTTGCTACTTCAAAAGATTTGGAAATTTGCAGAAGAAG aattctACGTAGTTGTCAGATATATCTAGCCAATCAAGTGGAAATCGAAAAACTAAAAGCAATGttagattttttgttaatggtAAATGTTAACGAAAACAATCCAAG TTGGGATTTGATCAATAGCCAGGAAAGTTTAGCTGCAAAAGAGGTTTTCAAGAAAGGGATCTTAGAAATTTTGGATGGTGTAGCGTTGAAAATGGCCGATTATCATCTGAAAGAAATTAAGGTACATTATCTGGAAAGGGAACTTGAGTATTATAG GAAGCGTTTTAAATACATCTGCGATATGTTAGACAACTTAACTAAGCAGCTGTCTTATTACGTTTTAACGAATTACCTGCAACTTGTAGAAACAAAGGATGTTGAGTGCATTAATGATTTACTTAAAAGAATCATGGAATATATTGATGATGATTTAGGTAGATGCCACAGCAGAACT gaaaagaTGAAACGCATTGATGATTATAATTTACATATGAAAAAACCACTCCTTGAGAGATGCCAAGTCGCCTCTTctataatcaaaatattaggTGGCACAGCCAATAGTCTTGAATCGGCAGCTGAAATAGTCGGTCAATTCAAAGCTGAATTAAACTCGCTTCAATTGCAAATATTCAGTTCTAGTTTTTCCATTGATGAAGAGAATGTTCATAAAAT GCGTGCAAATGTGAACATTttagaagaatttttaagttcGGGGCCTactgataaaataattttaatacccACAAACCTACAGAAGGTTTGCTTGCAAATagaagaacatttaaaaaaagaaaaagaaagtatAGATGTTGCTGTCGGTATACCGAAAATTGCT GTTAAGTCTATGAAGCAATCTGCGAAGCTCATTAAAGAGCTCTGGatgaatttcttaataaatccATCAAAAGTGGAACATGTCTTACTCCAAGCTGAAGAAGACTTCAACAAGCGAAACTGTGAATATTTCTAG
- the LOC136348113 gene encoding uncharacterized protein isoform X2 gives MNVTQNEEEISFLQNELSILEEEDRRLDELIACSKARNERLSLELTHKTEKEIQSNIDCKKSQSACEALCKTLDEVNRKLRDTLTRYDPDSHFVNFIDMTNGNENIRKICSLVAPLIDPEHTIHEKSDDYLSLATSKDLEICRRRILRSCQIYLANQVEIEKLKAMLDFLLMVNVNENNPSWDLINSQESLAAKEVFKKGILEILDGVALKMADYHLKEIKVHYLERELEYYRKRFKYICDMLDNLTKQLSYYVLTNYLQLVETKDVECINDLLKRIMEYIDDDLGRCHSRTEKMKRIDDYNLHMKKPLLERCQVASSIIKILGGTANSLESAAEIVGQFKAELNSLQLQIFSSSFSIDEENVHKMRANVNILEEFLSSGPTDKIILIPTNLQKVCLQIEEHLKKEKESIDVAVGIPKIAVKSMKQSAKLIKELWMNFLINPSKVEHVLLQAEEDFNKRNCEYF, from the exons ATGA ATGTGACtcaaaatgaagaagaaattagTTTTCTGCAAAATGAATTAAGTATTTTGGAGGAAGAAGATAGGCGGTTGGATGAGTTGATTGCATGTTCTAA GGCTCGAAATGAACGACTCTCCTTAGAACTAACTCATAAAACCGAAAAGGAAATCCAGTCGAACATTGACTGCAAAAAATCTCAATCAGCTTGTGAGGCTTTATGTAAGACCTTAGATGAAGTAAACAGAAAACTAAGGGATACACTAACTAGATAT GATCCCGATTCGCACTTTGTTAACTTTATAGACATGACAAACGGTAAtgaaaatattagaaaaatatgttcCTTGGTGGCTCCATTAATTGATCCAGAGCACACAATTCATGAGAAATCTGATGATTACCTTTCTCTTGCTACTTCAAAAGATTTGGAAATTTGCAGAAGAAG aattctACGTAGTTGTCAGATATATCTAGCCAATCAAGTGGAAATCGAAAAACTAAAAGCAATGttagattttttgttaatggtAAATGTTAACGAAAACAATCCAAG TTGGGATTTGATCAATAGCCAGGAAAGTTTAGCTGCAAAAGAGGTTTTCAAGAAAGGGATCTTAGAAATTTTGGATGGTGTAGCGTTGAAAATGGCCGATTATCATCTGAAAGAAATTAAGGTACATTATCTGGAAAGGGAACTTGAGTATTATAG GAAGCGTTTTAAATACATCTGCGATATGTTAGACAACTTAACTAAGCAGCTGTCTTATTACGTTTTAACGAATTACCTGCAACTTGTAGAAACAAAGGATGTTGAGTGCATTAATGATTTACTTAAAAGAATCATGGAATATATTGATGATGATTTAGGTAGATGCCACAGCAGAACT gaaaagaTGAAACGCATTGATGATTATAATTTACATATGAAAAAACCACTCCTTGAGAGATGCCAAGTCGCCTCTTctataatcaaaatattaggTGGCACAGCCAATAGTCTTGAATCGGCAGCTGAAATAGTCGGTCAATTCAAAGCTGAATTAAACTCGCTTCAATTGCAAATATTCAGTTCTAGTTTTTCCATTGATGAAGAGAATGTTCATAAAAT GCGTGCAAATGTGAACATTttagaagaatttttaagttcGGGGCCTactgataaaataattttaatacccACAAACCTACAGAAGGTTTGCTTGCAAATagaagaacatttaaaaaaagaaaaagaaagtatAGATGTTGCTGTCGGTATACCGAAAATTGCT GTTAAGTCTATGAAGCAATCTGCGAAGCTCATTAAAGAGCTCTGGatgaatttcttaataaatccATCAAAAGTGGAACATGTCTTACTCCAAGCTGAAGAAGACTTCAACAAGCGAAACTGTGAATATTTCTAG